One Coregonus clupeaformis isolate EN_2021a chromosome 21, ASM2061545v1, whole genome shotgun sequence DNA window includes the following coding sequences:
- the LOC121534726 gene encoding ciliogenesis-associated TTC17-interacting protein isoform X1, whose amino-acid sequence MEETATTEEAEELKTSSEGIAFLSSIGATEMQQCVFEDSLVTVSEGGRELGEFKVTVERSSCREQPCLLLHAHSHGAIDNTPCGTAITAYLSLNLETLEQNHHEYVKLQDHRLDRKCHMVQRDGQLVVNKITTVGEEVRRQTVSYPLSSVKGLVCEGSNLLLLRVFALRKNIPENMTFLSFDQDAHISTSTYRELGCRQQTVGEEVVEVFGVERTVDSVEDIPATWHCYFLPDGHLASRVQVGSPVTMRLLLLPLQTHTEVRDVKPVFEKRPLVWEEDMQMHSMFLDRKEELKAEHASYLRQHPELRTMMADFLQFLLLRKPSDVFVFAREYFSPFASLRSPGSTFNTSSP is encoded by the exons ATGGAGGAGACTGCAACAACGGAGGAAGCCGAGGAGTTAAAAACCTCTAGCGAGGGCATCGCCTTTCTGTCCAGCATAG gggCCACGGAGATGCAGCAGTGTGTGTTTGAAGACTCTCTGGTGACAGTGTCCGAGGGGGGCAGAGAGCTGGGAGAGTTTAAGGTGACTGTGGAGAGGAGCAGCTGCAGGGAGCAGCCTTGTCTGCTGCTGCACGCACACAGCCATGGAGCTATTGACAACACTCCCTGTGGTACAGCCATCACTG CCTACCTTTCTTTGAACCTGGAGACCCTGGAGCAGAACCACCACGAGTACGTCAAG CTTCAGGACCACCGATTGGACAGGAAGTGTCACATGGTCCAGCGTGATGGACAGCTGGTGGTGAACAAAATCACCACtgtgggagag gaggtgaGGAGGCAAACCGTGTCTTACCCTCTGTCCTCTGTGAAGGGGTTAGTGTGCGAGGGCTCTAACCTGCTGCTGCTGAGGGTTTTCGCTCTGAGGAAGAACATCCCGGAAAACATGACCTTCCTCTCCTTCGACCAGGATGCACACATCTCCACCTCCACATAC AGGGAGCTGGGGTGCAGGCAgcagactgtgggagaggaggtggtggaggtgtttGGGGTGGAGAGGACGGTCGACTCGGTGGAGGACATCCCAGCCACGTGGCACTGCTACTTCCTGCCTGACGG GCATCTGGCTAGCCGAGTGCAGGTGGGCTCTCCTGTGACCATGAGGCTCTTGCTGCTCCCgctccaaacacacacag AGGTGAGGGATGTTAAGCCCGTGTTTGAGAAGAGGCCTCTGGTCTGGGAGGAGGACATGCAGATGCACTCCATGTTCCTTGACAGAAAG GAGGAGTTGAAGGCGGAGCATGCCTCGTACCTGCGGCAACACCCGGAGCTCCGCACCATGATGGCCGACTTCCTGCAGTTTTTGTTACTACGGAAACCGAGCGACGTCTTTGTGTTTGCCCGCGAGTACTTCTCCCCATTCGCCTCCCTCCGATCCCCGGGGAGCACCTTCAACACCTCCTCACCCTGA
- the LOC121534726 gene encoding ciliogenesis-associated TTC17-interacting protein isoform X2: protein MEETATTEEAEELKTSSEGIAFLSSIGATEMQQCVFEDSLVTVSEGGRELGEFKVTVERSSCREQPCLLLHAHSHGAIDNTPCGTAITAYLSLNLETLEQNHHEYVKLQDHRLDRKCHMVQRDGQLVVNKITTVGEGLVCEGSNLLLLRVFALRKNIPENMTFLSFDQDAHISTSTYRELGCRQQTVGEEVVEVFGVERTVDSVEDIPATWHCYFLPDGHLASRVQVGSPVTMRLLLLPLQTHTEVRDVKPVFEKRPLVWEEDMQMHSMFLDRKEELKAEHASYLRQHPELRTMMADFLQFLLLRKPSDVFVFAREYFSPFASLRSPGSTFNTSSP, encoded by the exons ATGGAGGAGACTGCAACAACGGAGGAAGCCGAGGAGTTAAAAACCTCTAGCGAGGGCATCGCCTTTCTGTCCAGCATAG gggCCACGGAGATGCAGCAGTGTGTGTTTGAAGACTCTCTGGTGACAGTGTCCGAGGGGGGCAGAGAGCTGGGAGAGTTTAAGGTGACTGTGGAGAGGAGCAGCTGCAGGGAGCAGCCTTGTCTGCTGCTGCACGCACACAGCCATGGAGCTATTGACAACACTCCCTGTGGTACAGCCATCACTG CCTACCTTTCTTTGAACCTGGAGACCCTGGAGCAGAACCACCACGAGTACGTCAAG CTTCAGGACCACCGATTGGACAGGAAGTGTCACATGGTCCAGCGTGATGGACAGCTGGTGGTGAACAAAATCACCACtgtgggagag GGGTTAGTGTGCGAGGGCTCTAACCTGCTGCTGCTGAGGGTTTTCGCTCTGAGGAAGAACATCCCGGAAAACATGACCTTCCTCTCCTTCGACCAGGATGCACACATCTCCACCTCCACATAC AGGGAGCTGGGGTGCAGGCAgcagactgtgggagaggaggtggtggaggtgtttGGGGTGGAGAGGACGGTCGACTCGGTGGAGGACATCCCAGCCACGTGGCACTGCTACTTCCTGCCTGACGG GCATCTGGCTAGCCGAGTGCAGGTGGGCTCTCCTGTGACCATGAGGCTCTTGCTGCTCCCgctccaaacacacacag AGGTGAGGGATGTTAAGCCCGTGTTTGAGAAGAGGCCTCTGGTCTGGGAGGAGGACATGCAGATGCACTCCATGTTCCTTGACAGAAAG GAGGAGTTGAAGGCGGAGCATGCCTCGTACCTGCGGCAACACCCGGAGCTCCGCACCATGATGGCCGACTTCCTGCAGTTTTTGTTACTACGGAAACCGAGCGACGTCTTTGTGTTTGCCCGCGAGTACTTCTCCCCATTCGCCTCCCTCCGATCCCCGGGGAGCACCTTCAACACCTCCTCACCCTGA
- the LOC121535657 gene encoding caspase-8-like — protein MDLKKLVEGTLDDLDKKGLKSFKWHLKNLKEDVDGFPNIANNNLPECADSQDTVDKMVERYESPEEACKVAVFVLRKMENRLLAKKVEDRALQSPGAVPVQDQDQDGCMSGLRGKMKTPAEKEKEGCYSMASNCRGVCVIINNVDFGNEEKNRKGSDVDAAALAEVFKWLKFRVVMCKDKTAENIHRVLKVFSELKQLSDLQPYDVKEWVGGQFTDLKDLPKHGDAFVCCILSHGKKEGVCGTDGMVVPINKISEPFNGEKCMILVGKPKLFFIQACRGCSRQKGVPVPKKNHVEDRDLQADDYQDQNYTLPIHSDFLVFMANVEQYVSIRSKTDGSWFIQSLCRQLKDGCLRGDDIHAIITLVNAEVCQKECELPVKDEHGNVIRNEQVKQSPDSSHTLTKTLIFPAP, from the exons ATGGACTTGAAAAAGTTGGTGGAAGGCACTCTAGACGATCTGGACAAAAAAGGTCTGAAGAGTTTTAAGTGGCACCTAAAAAATCTGAAAGAGGATGTGGATGGCTTTCCTAATATCGCAAACAACAATCTGCCAGAGTGTGCTGACAGTCAGGACACTGTGGATAAGATGGTTGAAAGATATGAAAGCCCAGAAGAAGCCTGCAAGGTCGCAGTGTTCGTTTTACGCAAAATGGAAAATCGCCTTCTTGCCAAGAAGGTGGAGGATCGTGCACTGCAGTCCCCTGGAG CTGTTCCTGTCCAGGATCAGGATCAGGATGGCTGCATGTCAGGGCTGCGTGGCAAGATGAAGACCCCTGCAGAGAAGGAAAAG GAGGGTTGCTATAGCATGGCCAGCAACTGCAGAGGTGTCTGTGTGATCATCAACAATGTGGACTTTGGGAATGAAGAGAAAAACAGAAAGGGATCAGACGTTGATGCTG CGGCGCTAGCAGAAGTGTTCAAATGGCTGAAGTTCAGGGTGGTGATGTGCAAGGACAAGACTGCAGAGAATATTCACAGAGTGCTGAAGGTCTTCTCTGAGCTGAAGCAGTTATCTGATCTGCAACCGTACGATGTGAAGGAGTGGGTCGGTGGTCAGTTCACTGATCTAAAGGATCTTCCTAAGCATGGCGATGCCTTCGTCTGCTGCATTCTGAGTCATGGAAAAAAGGAGGGAGTCTGTGGCACAGATGGAATGGTCGTCCCCATCAATAAGATCAGCGAACCTTTCAACGGAGAGAAATGCATGATCCTTGTTGGAAAGCCCAAATTGTTCTTCATCCAGGCGTGTCGGGGGTGTTCCAGACAGAAGGGAGTGCCGGTGCCGAAGAAGAACCATGTAGAGGACAGGGATCTGCAGGCAGACGACTACCAAGACCAAAACTACACTCTTCCAATACATTCCGATTTCCTGGTTTTCATGGCCAACGTAGAGCAGTATGTCTCCATCAGGAGCAAAACCGATGGGTCCTGGTTCATCCAGTCTCTGTGTCGCCAACTGAAAGACGGCTGCCTCAG AGGGGACGACATCCATGCTATCATCACCCTGGTCAATGCTGAAGTGTGCCAGAAAGAATGTGAACTTCCTGTTAAGGATGAACATGGTAACGTCATTAGAAATGAGCAGGTTAAGCAATCACCGGATTCCAGTCACACCCTGACGAAGACACTCATCTTTCCTGCACCTTGA